ATGGGTGGAAACTACGAAGCTATATACTGGGTGAACAACAGGGCTTTCAATTATATCACCTGCCAACGGATTACCGTGAAACGAAAGACCTGGCTGCTAAATACCCGCAAAGAACTGCATCTTTAAAACAACTGTTAATGAAGGAATGTAACGGGCAATTGTCTAATGGTGTGTTTCAGCTTATGGCACTTCCTCCTACAGAAATGGAGGATGTTAAGCGCGAAAAAGCAGGGCAATTGAAATAAACGTATCCTGGAAAGAAAACGTTTGGCTACCGGCCGGTTGCTTTAAGGTTATTTGCTCAGCTGTATGGCCTTATCCATTACTTCATCCCGGTTTTCCCGGACACCCTTTATTGTTCTCAATACGGTGATGTCAGGTGAGATGCCTTTGGTGAAATGTTGGGTGCCATCGTGATTGGTCACTTTTAGTCCGGAGAAGCTGAAGCTGTAGCCCCCTGGTAATGAAACCCGGGTAACATCCCCGTTAGCGCCGGCGGTAGGTTCGCCTATAATGGTAGCCAGTTTCATTCCTTTGATATATCCCATTACAGATTCTGCATAACTGATAGCACTGCCGTTGGTGAGGAAAAACACTTTCCCATTGATATGAGGGGTCGCTTTTTTGAGCTTCCATCCCGTTTTATGCCATCCGGCTTTTTCATGGTCAGGCAGCATCAGCTCTTGCTTTTGCATCCATTGATGATCTTCGGATTTTTGTAGTAAGTGGGGGATAATAGAAAATCCATTCATGTCTTTTGGGTAACCTCTTAAATCAAAGATCACTGCCTTTGCCGCAGCCAGTGCCGGCAGCTTAGGTTTTATTTCTTCCCAGGGCATTTCGCTCAGGTTGACGTATATGGTATTCGGATCAATTTCTTTATAACTAACCTGGGGAGGCCGGGTAGTATAATACTTATTGGCACTCATACTAAATGGCAGTGTTATTGAGCGGTTTGGACTCCCGTCGGAGCTAACTGATAACAGCAGACTGTCGGTATCAGGACCGGAAGACAGGGTGGTGAGGGTACGCTCCATTAATGCATTGGGGGTACCGGCAGCTACTGTCAGCATGGTGCTGTTGATATAGCTGGTTACCGGTTGCCCATTAATAGCCGTGATCACATCGCCGGGTACTAAACCTGTTTCCGGAGATAAAACGGCCGTAATTACCAGTTGTTTTTCGAGCCATTCCCATTTTAATGGCAGGTATGCCATTGTTTTGAAAGCAGGATAGGCAACATAAATGTGTCCATCCCGCATTTTGGCGGTGAGTGTTTTTAAGGTGGTACCAAAATCATCCGCGGTTTTATCATTATAACAGTCTTTCAGTGCCTGGCGCAGGTCCTGGTCCCAATTGGTGGTCCATTCTTTATAATAAGGATGGAAATGCTGGAATACATTCCAGGTAAGGATAATATCGGCCAGCCTTACATATAGATTGTTGCCCGACAGGCGCTCCGGTATTTTTGAAGCAATATCTTTATTCATGCGGGCAATTTGTGCAGTATCCGTAAGAGGATAGGTTTGATGTCCATCTCCCCAGAGTGCTACCGGCATTATGATAGAGATCCCACTGCCAATATCTTTTTTGATGGTAGTACCAGCGGGTAAATTGTCTTTGAAAAGCGTGGTAGTAGCTTGTACGGGAGCGGGCACTGCTGCTCTTTCCATCAAAAGTGATTGTGTACCCGTGTTGGCCTGCCGGTCGGTAGTTTTTACGGTAAACAAGAGATCTTCTGTATTAAAATACCAGGCGCGTGGCGCTTCTTGTGGCCGGTCCTGTTCAAAATCACCATTCACAGCCGGGATGGTTTGCCAGCCCTCTTCGGTTTCGATTTCCAGTTTAACGTCATCCAGTAACAGGGTCCCCTGGTTCATAAGAAAACATCCGAAAGCGATCATGGTGGCATTGGCATCTATCCTGCCCATAATGGTGTCCCGGCGCCAGCTTTCACTACGACCGGTTACGGGACGATTGCCCATGTTATCAAAAAAGCCTTGCCCCTTATTGTCAAGATCCACTCTTAACCACAGCTGGCCAGTACCTTCGGTCAGGTTTTCTGCTTTTATCGCTGCACTATAGCGTACCATCCGGCCCCGGAAAAGCTGGGCAGGTATGGAGTTGGTGATCGTGCTGAAATTAGATCCCTGCTTTTTGGGGGGAGCTGCCTTGATGTAACTATTGGTGCGGACAGCCTGATAGGTTTCGGTATTGTTGCCTGCTCCATAGCCATTGTACTGCCACTGTACTGTTTTCATCCCCGTAGTGCTGGCAGGGGTAATAGCTGCCTGGTTAAATATGGGATTGCTTCCGGTAGGAAACAGTTGTAAGGAAGGGGCAATGGGCTTAAACAGCTCCTCCAGGGTTTGTTGTAGTTCCTGCTGATTAGCGGCCTTTTCTACCTGCTGTGCACCATAAATGGCCAGCTTATCCCAATCTGTCATCACTACCGCATCACTGGGATGGAAATAGCGGACATAACCATAAAGCCGGGCAAAGGTGTATAGGTTTTCTGTTTGTTGCTGGGTTTGGGCATAGGAGATAGCTGTAGGAAGAAAGGCTAACCCTAATAACAATTTTAGTTTCATGAGGCGGATGATAAAGGTTTACGTATTTGAAAATAATTAATCTTTCATAAAAACAGGGAGGAATTCTACCAGCGGGCAAAAAGCACTGTTCAGAGGTGATTTCTACCTTTTGTACGCCTTCGGGATAACAGGCCGCAAAAAGCTAGTGAGAATGTGTTTTTATTTGATTATCAAGTAAATATGGATGAAAGAGAACTTGTTATGATGGGGATGAAAGCAGGCAGGGAAGGATTTGGGGGGAATAATGAGTAGGGCTGCGGAAAAGCGGAGATTATTCCGTATCTTTGCCTCCCCGTAAAAGGGAACCCGGGGATAAATTCCGGGTAAACAAAATTAATTGATAAAATGACAGAAAACAACATTCCTAACGAACAAAACGCTGAACAACAGGTACCGCAGGCTGCGGCTGAAACAGCGACAACAAATGCACCTGTTGAAACTCCTGCAAAAAAAGCACCGGTAGTAGAAACTGCCCATGATGATTTTGACTGGAGCGTTGACAAACGTAATGTTTCTTCTTACAGCAAAGAAGAAAAAGAAAAGTACGATCAAACGTACGACAGCACTTTCAAAGTGTTTGAAGAAAACAGCCTGCTTACTGGTACAGTAGAAGGTTTAACTAACACAGATGTAGTGATCAACATTGGTTTCAAATCTGATGGACTGATCTCCCTGAACGAATTCCGTGATTTACCAGGACTGAAAATCGGGGATGAAGTAGAAGTGTTAGTGGTTGAAAAAGAAGACCGCGATGGTAACCTGCACCTGAGCCGCAAACAAGCGCGCATGAAACGTGCATGGGAAAGAATCGTGGAAGTTTACAAAACCGGCGAAGTGGTTACTGGTACT
The Chitinophaga sp. H8 DNA segment above includes these coding regions:
- a CDS encoding S41 family peptidase, whose translation is MKLKLLLGLAFLPTAISYAQTQQQTENLYTFARLYGYVRYFHPSDAVVMTDWDKLAIYGAQQVEKAANQQELQQTLEELFKPIAPSLQLFPTGSNPIFNQAAITPASTTGMKTVQWQYNGYGAGNNTETYQAVRTNSYIKAAPPKKQGSNFSTITNSIPAQLFRGRMVRYSAAIKAENLTEGTGQLWLRVDLDNKGQGFFDNMGNRPVTGRSESWRRDTIMGRIDANATMIAFGCFLMNQGTLLLDDVKLEIETEEGWQTIPAVNGDFEQDRPQEAPRAWYFNTEDLLFTVKTTDRQANTGTQSLLMERAAVPAPVQATTTLFKDNLPAGTTIKKDIGSGISIIMPVALWGDGHQTYPLTDTAQIARMNKDIASKIPERLSGNNLYVRLADIILTWNVFQHFHPYYKEWTTNWDQDLRQALKDCYNDKTADDFGTTLKTLTAKMRDGHIYVAYPAFKTMAYLPLKWEWLEKQLVITAVLSPETGLVPGDVITAINGQPVTSYINSTMLTVAAGTPNALMERTLTTLSSGPDTDSLLLSVSSDGSPNRSITLPFSMSANKYYTTRPPQVSYKEIDPNTIYVNLSEMPWEEIKPKLPALAAAKAVIFDLRGYPKDMNGFSIIPHLLQKSEDHQWMQKQELMLPDHEKAGWHKTGWKLKKATPHINGKVFFLTNGSAISYAESVMGYIKGMKLATIIGEPTAGANGDVTRVSLPGGYSFSFSGLKVTNHDGTQHFTKGISPDITVLRTIKGVRENRDEVMDKAIQLSK